ACCAGGAGCGCTGGGACCAGTTCGGCCCGGGCGCCCTCGGGGTCGGCTGGGACCTGGCGCTGCTCGGTCTGGCGTCGCACCTGGCCGCCGACGGCAGCGGGGTCACGCCGGAGGAGAGCGAGGCCTGGTCGGTCTCCGAGCAGGGCCGGCAGTTCGTGACGGCGAGCAGCGAGCGGTGGGGCGAGGCGAGCGTCGCCGACGGCACCGACGCCGAGGCCGCGCGGGGGGCCGTGGAGCGCACCACCGCCTTCTACACCGGCGCGCCGGCAGCCTGACAGCCCGCGCACCCGACCGGTCGACGCGACGGCGGCCCCACGCACCCGGCCGGTAGGCGCGGCGGCGGCCCCGCGCACCGGGGCGGTCGGCGCGGCGGCGGTCCCGCCCGCACGCCGGGCGGGCGGGCGGAAAAGCGCGCGCGTTCCGTCGTACCCCTCGGGCAGACTCGCCGCCATGTCGCCACGATCCGTCGCCGAGCTCGTCGCCGCCGTCCAGGCCGGCGAGAAGATCCGCTACCTGCACTTCTGGGGGCACCGACCGCAGCGTGACGGCAGCGTCGGGCCCGGCTGTCTGAGCCAGTGGTGGCCGGCCTCGTTCACCGACGGCGAGCGGACGTACGCCACCGCCGAGCACTGGATGATGTGGCACAAGGCGATCCTGTTCGGCGACGCGGCGGCCGCCGACAGGATCCTGGCCGCCGGGCATCCCCAACGCGCCAAGTCGATCGGCCGCCAGGTGCGGGGCTTCGACCAGGCGACCTGGGAGGCCCAGCGACACGACATCGTGGTTGCGGGCAGCGT
The nucleotide sequence above comes from Micromonospora sp. M71_S20. Encoded proteins:
- a CDS encoding NADAR family protein — encoded protein: MSPRSVAELVAAVQAGEKIRYLHFWGHRPQRDGSVGPGCLSQWWPASFTDGERTYATAEHWMMWHKAILFGDAAAADRILAAGHPQRAKSIGRQVRGFDQATWEAQRHDIVVAGSVAKFGQHDDLRAFLLGTGERVLVEASPLDRVWGIGLAADDPRADDPARWQGANLLGFALMAARDALRAGAR